caagaaagcataaaaataacCAATGTCCTTCCAATACACAATCTGGATGTGCAGCATTTACAGcaaataacataaaaagaaagagaggaggaaagaaagtaaaaggaaaaagaaaaaaataacctcacAAAACCCCAAACCTCAGAAATTAACATTCCCTTAAGAACATGGTGGTGAGAAGACTTTTGGTAGCAAAATTTTCACAATTCTTAAAATGGGAGTCTTCAAAAGTACTTCCTCAAattcaaaagctaaaaaaaacaaaacagttacaCTGGCTCAGAAGAGCTGCCGCCTGTCACAAAGATGACAAACAGTCCTACTTCCAAACACAGTGATCACCGGCGAACCTGACCACGGAACGGGGTGGCTGCCCAGCAGGCACTCACACCGCTGATTGTACAAGAACTCTCTGGACCGCTCGTCATCAACAGGTGACGCCGCAGCTACTGCTCCTCCTGACTGAGGCTAAGGCTGCCTTTCTGCACCTCCAGTTCCTCGGCGCTGACCATTGACGGGTCAATGGCTGCGTATTTGGTTCCGTGGAATTGCAGCAAATGGATCTATGGAAACACAGGATTGTTATTTTCAATGCCACGACAGTACAGAAATGTTTTGTACTTCTAAAATTACAgaggaacaggggtgcctgggtggctcggtgggttagatctctgcctttggcttgggtcgtgatctcagggtcctgggattaagacccacatccggctctctgctcagtggggagcctgcttccccctttctctctgcctgcctctctacttgtgatctctgtcaaataaataaaaaagaatcttaaaaaaataaaataaaataaaattacagaggAACACATGTCGATTACAGAAAAGTTAGAAAGCACAGGAAAGTCAAAGAGGTATTTTGAAAAAACCCCAATGTGGGATCTTTGCTCCCTATTTCCTGTGTTACAAGTCTCTATAAAGTTCCTATAAACTCTTCATCAGCATTTTCAATGGTGGCGCGCTGCTCTGTGAGTAGGTGTTCACCCTCCTACTTTGCTGCTGTGACTCAGGTCCTTCCCATCCTCTGCTGTTCTGAGTAAGACCGTGATGACTGTCTCGAGTTTTTGTGAATTTCGGGTCCTCTCCTTAGGATCCACTGCCACAAGCAGATGACAGGACTAAAAGATGCGACTGGGTTTTGAAGATCTTGATACTTCTTGCCAAACTACCAAAGCAATAATTTCTCACTATTTTAATTAACCCATTTGGGTAGAGGGTGAAGGggcagtttgtgtgtgtgtgtgtatgcgctttttttttttttttttaaagttttatttaagtaatctctacactccacgtggagcttgaactcacaaccccgagatcaggcaTCGCaagctcttctgactgaaccagccaagcGCCCTTccctgtgtgtattttttttttaatgcatcagAAATGGATCAGAAAGCTGCTTCATGAAGGTGTTCTGCTCTGACTGAATTTACTGTATTCAGGAGGCAAGGTCACATCATAGGATGTGGCTACTTCGGTATGTGTGGATGTGAACCTGCTCTTCTTAGAAAAGAGACGGTAGGCAGAGAGTCACTCAACTGTCTCTAATGTACCCAGCTGAATTCTGCTATAAATTGTTAATGTAAACCACCCTTTTCAAGTGAATGCCTCATTCCTACAGAGAACTCTGTAGTTCTCTTACTctaccatcaaaaagaaagaaagaaaagaaaggaaaaaatagctTTATGTTTCAAACCATACACTTTGCATTCAAAGTGCTCTGGCTTCCAAGCTGGGACTTACCTGTACATAAAGATTCACCTCTGCACTTCTGCACAGGTATGGGAAATTGCCTCCTGTTTTAAGGTGAGCCCTCCGGGCATTAGGATACAGTTTGTACATTTCTTCTTTAGCCTCGGTTGAAAGTGCACTCTGGtcaaataccttaaaaaaaaaaaaaacaacccaaaaaacaaaaaaacacaaagctgAAGCTTACCAGTATTTTAGTATGTTCTTTGCACATTGTGGAACGTGCCTCCCAAAGCATTTCTTGCTTGTGAAGAGACACTGCTGAACCCCAGGCCATCTCCTACTCATCCCTGGTGACTTCTAACTCCAACATAAGCTACAGATTCTGTTGTCAAACATCTCTTGCATTCACTGGGGGAAAATCATGTCATGAATTTTTTCTCCTCAAACACAGCTGACTAAACTAAAAGAATATTAATAGTGAAAGCCAATTAATTTCAAAAAGATCACTAAAATCCCAAAAGAACTTTTACTTTATTACCTAAAAACAGTTACATAAGTAGTATATgctcagtagaaaaaaaaatccaaaaaatttttttaagagtataagaAAAAGTCCAGATCTTTTCCTGGGGGAGCCACTGTTAGCAGTTTGTGGAGTATATGATTCTAGACATCTTTTAATGCCCACATAAACTTATGTGTATATACAAGCAAATAAGctttcaaaaagtaattttttaaatgaagcacaCATAAAAAGCATCTCCAATGTGCTGAAGCTTATACACCGTTTTCAGTGACCATGTACCCAAGTGGTGAGCTCAGTTTGGAAAAATGGGCAAGCAGTGCAAATGTACTGAGGACCAAATATTTTACCAAGAGTACTGAAAACCTCGTTCTGTCATGGCAAATTTCAGAATGTAGAGATTCCAGTTGAGAATgagaaattattatttacataCTTGTAATGGCTAATTTCCTGACAAAAATCAATTCTTAAAAACATGTTGATTTTAGCAATAAATCCGTTTATGAGGCAAAGTTACATGGTATGCAAgttacatgatttaaaaaaaataagccaaaacacaatggaataccacttTGCATCTATTAGCATggccattataaaaaaaaaaaaaagggacgcctgggtggctcagttggttaagcagctgccttcagctcaggtcatgatcccagcgccctgggatcgagtcccacatcaggctccttgctcagcagggagcctgcttctccctctgcctctgcttgccattctgtctgcctgtgcttgctctctccccctctctctctctgataaataaataaaatctttaaaaacaaaaacaaaaacaacaacaaaacaacaacaaaagctgtGGTTTTTTGGGGAGGATATGGAACCACTGGAACTCTTGTgcgttgctggtgggaatgtaaaatggtacagccactgtggaagatgGTAtcatggttcctcaaaaagttaaacacagaatcacCATATGGCTcagcaattttacttctaggtacagacccaaaagaagtgaaattagGCATTCAAACAGACACATTCATACACCAATACTCTGAGCAGCATGATTCTTAATAGTCAAATGGTAGaataacccaaatgcccatcaacagatgacttcataaataaaatgtggtatatactaaaagaaaattattattcagcctttaacaTGCTATAACAGGAATAAACTTTGAagacattctgctaagtgaaataagcaagacACAGAAGTACAAGTATTATAAGATTCCACTGACATGAGGTACACAGACTAGTCAAATACATAGAGatagtatataatattatatataatatgtaatattggttaccagggtctgggaggaggagggactgGTGAGCTAGTGCTTAATGGGTGCAGAGTTTCAGTCTGGgatgatgaaaagttctggaaatggatggtggtgTACAcataaacatggttaaaatggtaaatttcattaTGTATATTCAACCACAACTCAAAAAATATAAGAAGCAAGCTTTTGTGCCTATTAGACTTTATGGAATTCTTGATTCTCTGCCCTGTGAGGCAACTTTTCTTCACTGCACATATCTGGAGATGACAACAgcaaaaaatacatcaaaatggGTAAGGACTACCATGCCTGTTTATGTTTATTCTGATTTCAAGGGTGTTACTCCTACCAGGGAAAATATGGGATAAGCAATAAATTGACTGTTTTAGAATTGAAAAAGCTGGGGGGTGggctgtccaaaaaaaaaaaaaaaaaaaaaaaaaaatccaaggcagCATTTGAAGAGGCatactgaaaaattataaaataagtatgaGGAAGCTCttgatatatacatttaaaaaggtaaagcatCTATTTTACTTAAAAGGAAGCTTACATCCATAATGGTCACAGGGATGTCCCGAATCTTATGAGGTTCCACGTAAGAATTTTGACAATTCAGGGTAAGTCTTGAAGCCAGTTCACTCTGCCCCAAACTTTCCAGCTGCAGGAAGAAACACAGGCAAAGTATTTGGATTAGTTTTGTGCCTCACGTTTACATTAAATCCACAGCTGATATCTGTGCTTAGAAAGGTGGCATCATGTGTGGAGGCCAGGTCATCTGTGAGGAAATACTATGTACCCGGGAGACCAGCACTGGGCTTCCCAGCTGGTGGCGCTGTTCTGGGCATTCAGTAACCTTCAACCTGTGCCTCTTCAATCAGGTGCCTGTGGGCAGCAAGCCATTTTCCAAAGCCCCACACTGACAGATCaacatttttaagagattttggaGCTGGAAGAGACCTCACGAAAATCATCTAGCCCCGTAGCCCCTTAACTGCAAGTGTGTAGACTCGCTACTTCAGACTCCCTCAGGGAGGAGAATGGGGGGCGGGGAGtagagtaaaaatataaattctcagACCCAATGCCCAGGGATTCCAGTTCAATGGGCTGGCGAGGCTTTGgaatctgtatttctttctttctttttttttttttttaaagtaggctccatgctaaccccaagatcaagagccgcacgttctaccagctgagccagccaggtgcctccagaatctgtattttttttttttttaaagatttttatttatttatttgtcagagtgagcacaggcagacagagtggcaggcagagggagagggagaagcagactcccgctgagcaaggagcccgatgtgggactcgatcccaggacgatgggatcatgacctgagctgaaggcagcggcttaatcaactgagccactcaggtgtccccggaatctgtatttttaaaagctcccctcAAGTGATTCTGATGAATTACTTACCAGCAGTTAATATCCGTTGATATACTAAAGTAAATATGGAAGACTGCTTAACAAACATCTCTAATACATACTCAATGAGACAGACAGATCATCAGGAACCAAGAAGACATGAAAATTCCTAGTACAAGGTGGCCCCCTTCAAATGCCATGATCCTTACCCTGTCCACCATAAAATCAATAGCATCAGCCATCATAGGGTCCACTGGGCCAGATGAAAAGTTTCCGAGAACGATTTTTTTGAGCATAAATGATGGCATTAGCCAAAAGCTGTAAAACAAAGATCTGGTAATTTAAATCTGcaagactacataaaaataacaaatattccaTTCACTACTATAGCTTTGTATTAGCTAGGTACTTAGGATCTAAAGATAAAAAGAGCTGGTCTCTTCTTCCAAACAGCTGCTTTTGAAGCATcttgtttttacatatattttcccaAGCTCCCAAAGAGTTATGGTTTAATATGATCAAAGTTTTATTTGAGGATTTAGAATAATTATAAGCAGTATTTCAAACACCTTTACCAAGGTAGACATTTTGATAATTCTGAGATTTTGTTTTAACTAATTGGCTTTATTTCTAATGGCTAAACTATTTCCtttagaaaactgaaaacttggggcacctatgtggctcagtcagttaagtggcaggctcttgattttggctcaggtcactatctcagggtcatgggagttaa
This Mustela nigripes isolate SB6536 chromosome 13, MUSNIG.SB6536, whole genome shotgun sequence DNA region includes the following protein-coding sequences:
- the SPG21 gene encoding maspardin; this translates as MGEIKVSPDYNWFRSTVPLKKIIVDDDDSKIWSLYDAGPRNIRCPLIFLPPVSGTADVFFRQILALTGWGYRVIALQYPVYWDHLEFCDGFRKLLDHLQLDKVHLFGASLGGFLAQKFAEYTHKSPRVHSLILCNSFSDTSIFNQTWTANSFWLMPSFMLKKIVLGNFSSGPVDPMMADAIDFMVDRLESLGQSELASRLTLNCQNSYVEPHKIRDIPVTIMDVFDQSALSTEAKEEMYKLYPNARRAHLKTGGNFPYLCRSAEVNLYVQIHLLQFHGTKYAAIDPSMVSAEELEVQKGSLSLSQEEQ